The Oncorhynchus kisutch isolate 150728-3 unplaced genomic scaffold, Okis_V2 scaffold503, whole genome shotgun sequence genome segment cattaaatacagacactaattaactaaacaacacacaggtgaaaccaatcagacaaaaccaacagatacacgaaaagggatcggtagtggctagtaggacggtgacgacgaacgccggcggaagtcgtgacagtaccccccccccctgacgcgcggctcccgcagcgcgccgccaccgtcctcgaggacgacccggaggacgaggtgctgggcgatccgggtggaggcggtgaaattctatcaggagagaagggtccaaaatgtccctcaccggaacccagcatctctcctccgggccgtacccctcccagtccacgaggtactgtaggccccccaCCCGGCGTCTCGAATCCAGAATGCCTCGAACTGTATATATGCCGGgggcccctcgatgtccagagggggcggagggacctcagacacctcaccttcttgcaggggaccagccaccaccggcctgaggagagacacatgaaacgaggggttaatacggtaatacctaggaagttgtaacctataacacacctcgtttattctcctcaggactttgaacggccccacacactgcggccccagcttccgacagggcaggcagagagacaggtttcgggtcgagagccagaccctgtcccccggtgcaaacacgggggtctcactgcggtgttggtcagcgctcctcttctgccgttaTCCCGCTAACCGTAATGAGTCCTGAACGGCCttccaggtgtccttggagcgctgtacccattcctccaccgcaggagcctcggtctgactctgatgccatggagccaggaccggctggtagcctaacacacactcaaaaggagacaagttagtagaggagtggcgtaagGAGTTCTGGGCTAGTTCGGCCCatggaacatacctagcccactcaccaggccggtcccgacaataggaccgcagaaacctgcccacatcctggttaacgcgttccacctgcccattactctcggggtgaaaacctgaggttaagctaaccgagacccccagtctctccataaacgccctccacactctggacgtgaattggggaccccgatcagagacgatgtcctcaggcaccccatagtgccggaagacatgggtaaacaaagcctaagcagtctgcagggccgtaggaaGACCGGGCAACGGaatgagacgacaggacttagaaaaccgatccacaacgaccaggatcgtagtacttccctgggacgggggaaggtcggtgAGAAAATCCACCGATAAATGTGTccaaggccgttgtggaacggggaggggttgtaatttccctctaggtaggtgccgaggagccttgctctgagcacacactgagcaggaggagacataaaatctcaaTTCTTTAGCCAgtgtgggccaccagtatctccctctcagactctgcactgtcctcttgataccaggatgacccgaggagggaAGAGTATGAGCCCACCTAATCAGCTTGTCCCGGACCACCCTCGGCACGTACTTTGTCCCTACTGGACAGTTAGGAGGAGCCGGCTCTGACCGTGAGGCCCTCTCTATCTCAGCATcaacctcccataccaccggtgccacgagACATGACGGTGGAATGATGGGAGTCGGCTCTACTGACCGttcctcggtatcatagaggcgAGACAGTGCGTCAGCTTTagtgttttgggagcctggccgaTATGTGAGGGTAAACTGGAACCtagtaaaaaacatggcccatctagcctgacgtAGATTTAGTCTCttagctgcccggatgtactcgagattacgatggtcagtccagatgagaaaagggtgtttagccccctcaagccaatgtctccacaccttcagagccttgactacagctaacaactcccggtcccccacatcatagtttcgctccgctgggctgagcttgctCGAATAGAAAGCACACGGGCGGAGTTTGGATGGCACGCCCGAGCGTTgggacagcacggctccaaccccagcctcggacgcatccacctccactatgaacgctaaagaggggtccggatgcgccaacacgggcgcattggtgaacagctctttcagacgactgaaagctctgcccgcctctgctgaccagagcaagcgcaccggtcctcccttcagcagtgaggtgatggaagcagccacctgaccaaaaccccggataaacctccggtagtaattggcaaaccctaaaaaccgctgcacttctttcaccgtggtcggagtcggccaattacgcacggctgtaacgcgatcatcctccatcaccaccccggaggtggaaatacgataccccaggaaggaaacggactgtttgaaaaactcacatttctccgccttgcaatacaggtcatgctccagtagtcgcccaagtaccttacgcaccagagacacatgctccgcgcgtgtggcagaatagatcaagatgtcatcaatgtacactaccactccctgcccgagcaggtctcggagaatctcatctacgaaggattggaaaacggctggagcattcttcaacccgtatggcatgacgcagtactcataatgaccagaagtagtactaaatgcggtcttccactcatctcctccccggatacgtaccagattatacgcgctcctcaggtccagttttgtgaagaatcgcgccccgtgaaatgattccattgccgtagcgatgagaggtagtgggtaactaaaccccactgtgatggaatttagacctctataatcaatacacggacgcagacctccatccttcttcttcacaaaaaagaagcttgaggagacgggtgatatggagggctgaatgtacccctgtcccagcgattcggaaacatatgtttccatcgcaactgtctcctcctgggacaatggatacacgtgactcctaggaagtgcagcgttttccagaaggtttatcgcgcagtcctctcgacgatgaggtggtaattgggtcgccctccctttactgaaggcgatagccaaatcggcatattcagagggaatgcgcacggtggaaacttggtctggactctccaccgtagtcgcaccaacggcaactcctatacacctacctgaacactcctctgaccaccccttaagagccccctgtcgccagaaaatcaccgggttgtgttgagctaaccagggaacccccaacaccactggaaacgcaggtgaatctataaggaacaggctaatctgctccttatgatcaccctgcgttaccatgtccagcggcaccgtagcctccctaattactcctgaccctaatggtcggctatctaaggagtgcacggggaaaggtcgatctaacgacaccaggggaatccctagccttaacgcaAGCCCGCGAtccataaaattcccagctgcgcctgaatcgactagcgccttatgctgtagagagggggAAAAACCAGGGAAagaaatcaatacaaacacatgaccgacaggaagctctgaatgagtttggtgcttactcacctggggtgatcgagcagTGTTCCGCCTGTCCTCCCGACTCCTagacgagttcctccagcaccggtcggacgtgtgccctcgtcgaccacaactggtgcaggaggacactcctcctccggtcccccttgAAGCCGTACCTCCTAATTCCATAGGGATAGGAACAGGGGGCCTGGGGATTGGAAACGACAGGACCTGATCCGAACGCCCGCgagcagccagcaggttgtcgagaCGGATAGCCAGATCGATAAGTCCATCCAGAGTGAATGTGGCGTCCCGACAtgccagctccctgcggacgtcctcactGAGACTAAATCTAAAATGATcaatcaaggccctgtcgttccatcctgctCCTGCTGCCAAAGTCCTAAACTCTAGGGCAAAATCCTgtacgctcctcgtctcctgacgcaggtgaaacagccgttcacccgccgcccGACCCTCGGGTGGATGGTCAAAAACAGCTCggaatcggcgggtgaactctgggtaattaTCCTTAGCCGGGTCCGGACCATTCCACACTTCGTTGGCCCACTCGAGGGCTCGCCCAGTCAAACAGGAGATGAGGGCGCACACGCTCTCCTCTCCAGAGGGAgcaggacgcacggtagccaggtatagATCCAGCtgaaggaggaaaccctggcacccagccgccgatCCGTCAAACTCCCGTGGGAGTGTCAGCCGAAGAGCCCCAGAGCCAGATATGGTCGCAGAAACAGGAGGTGCTGGAGAAGGGGTTGCTAAAGATGAGGTGgggaggccactcctctcccatcgatccattttctccatcatttggtccataGCAGAACCAATCCGGTGAATCAggctggtatgatggaggaccctctcctccatcgatgggagaggagacgctgctgctcctgctgattccatggtggtgcgggattctgtcacgtctaatcaaggtgggtggaatcgaGGCACAGAGAGCAGAATGCGATCTtgatccattattaaagtgaccagtgttccattattatagtgaccagtgttccattattatagtgaccagtgttccattattaaagtgaccagttgtcacgtctaatcaaggtgggtggaatcaggcgcagagagcagaatgcgatcttgaagtttattctccggtaaacaaacaaacacggtcaacccaaacaaacacagggtgaaattatccaacataggaGAACAAAcaaaccggagaataagaaaacacgaaaaccacgacagacgaaaatgaaatgacaaaataaacaatcccgcacaaaacaagggtgggacaacctacattaaatacagacactaattaactaaataacacacaggtgaaaccaatcagacaaaaccaacagatacacgaaaagggatcggtagtggctagtaggacggtgacgacgaacgccgagcaccgcccgaacgggcaggagagcaaacatcggcggaagtcgtgacaccagtgttccattattaaagtgaccagtgttccattattaaagtgaccagtgttccattattagtgaccagtgttccattattagtgaccagtgttccattattagtgaccagtgttccattattagtgaccagtgttccattattaaagtgaccagtgttccattattacagtGACCAGTGTTAGATAGGGCAGCAGACTTGAACGAGCAGTGTTGAGTACCGGGCggtagccagctagtgacagtgatcaagttcagggcagggtactgggtggaggccagctagtgacagACATATTTGAAAACTTAGCATTGGAGGACTGGATCATCAGATTACAACAAAGAAAGATTTTCCTGCAATATCGACACATGCATACCATTTAGTATGAAGCCGTGACTaagatgattgagttggaggcgtggccATGCAACAATGGATTCATAGTAGGactagaggaccttgtgcatttcagatattataacaacccaatgtttatatcctaggataaattagctagcaacagcaagcgaactagctaaattgccatgaatgcttttcgacctgtcccaaaATGTATGTACTTGGTTCAGTGTtaattttgatatttcaacctgcgtgtcctgatcgcatctggtgtggatggacaaaatcaacatgcataaatgtattagacctaatggataaatagactagtcagtataggatacatgtaatagactagtcagtataggatacatgtattagacctaatagataaatagactagtcagtataggatacatgtaatagactagtcagtataggatacatgtaatagactagtcagtacaggatacatgtattagacctaatggataaatagactagtcagtataggatacatgtaatagactagtcagtataggatacatgtaatagactagtcagtataggatacatgtattagACCTAATGGGTAAATAGACTGGTCAGTATAGGATGCAGCCTTATTCTCATGTATTAGGATccttattctactctactgtattagctaccatggaggATTATTCAATtctactgtattagctaccatggagccttattctactgtattagctaccatggagccttattctactctactgtattagctaccatggtgccttattctactgtattagctaccatggagccttattctactgtattagctaccatggagccttattctattataatgtattagctaccatggagccttattctactctactgtattagctaccatggagctttattctattataatgtattagctaccatggtgccttattctattataatgtattagctaccatggagccttattctattctactgtattagctaccatggagccttattctactctactgtattagctaccatggtgccttattctattataatgtattagctaccatggagccttattctattATAATGTATTAGCTAACATGGTGCCTTATTATAATGTATTAGCTAACATGGAGCCTTATTCTACTCTAATGTATTAGCTAACATGGAGCCTTATTCTACTTTTTATTTTcatttctttcactctctctatactgctTCTACATAGTGGAATAACATTGATGGGAACTCGTGTTTTTCACGTCAACAACTTCGTCCTTTATCTTGACGACTAGTAAACAAATTAACTCAATGAAACAAAACGACTCAATTCAAGAGGTTTCAATGTTCAAAATCAAGAAATGCTCATTCTATTAATTTATTACATAATTTACATGGTGCAATATCTAAATCATGTATTCAATCAAATTCATTTAGCGAAAAGCCAGATCACATCAAATCCCAGAGGTTTAAGGTTAGAATCAAGAAATGCAAAACTCCATTCATCTATATAATAATTAACATTTAGCAATATCCCCCAAATATAATGAACAATAGTAGAGGGTTTATACTCGTATGCAATGGATGAAGgttagtatagtatatagtatttatagtataGTATTTATCATTTATAGTATTTATCATCTCCAGATGAAAACTTGAAAAGAGTAGGTCTATTTTGTTAATGATTTCATGTTAACAATATGATTTCATTTGGCATAAACGAAAACCTAAATTCTCAGGTCAAAAACTTaagtcagaacacagcctctctattctctcatgtgttttcaggtcctctgactgggaaaatgtctttccacactgagagcagtggtatgtcttctcctcctgtgtatgtaTTCTTTCATGCTTATTCAGATGTGTAAAATtgataaaactctttccacacaggGAGCATTGGTAGAGCTTTTCTTGTGCGTGTGTTGTCTCGTGCTCTTTTAGGGtccctaactgggtaaaacgctttccacactgggaacattggaaaggcttttcCCCTGTGTGTATCCTCTCATGCTGCTTCAGGCTCCCTAACCAGgcgaaactctttccacactgggaacagtggtaaggtttctctccagagtGTATTCTCTTATGCTCCCTGAGGTTTCCTAACaaagtaaaactctttccacactgggaacattggaaaggcctttctcctgtgtgtgtcctctcatgccttTTTAGGGCCCATGATAGGGAAAATATCTTttcacattgggagcagtggtgttGTCTCGCTGGTTTGGGTGTCACTGGGTCTGGTCCCCCCGAAGGACTCTTTCCGCTGTCAGAgtgagagtctggtctctctcctgccaaagacaaacaGATTATTTAGTTAAATACTTAATAGAGACCTGAATGAAATTTCTACATGATAAAACTGGCTCCATGTCGAGTAGGAGCCTGGTGAAGAGCTCCGGTCTGAGAAACTGACTGATGCTGCCCCCTCTGTGACATCGCTGCCCCCTCCGTGACATCGCTGCTCCCTCTGTGACATCGCTGCTCCCTCTGTGACATCGTTGCTCCCTCCTTTTAAACTACTGCCCAGTCTTTCTGAACTGCCTGACTGAACAACACCTTATCATCTGAATCTGTGGAAGACCATCACCAAGACCTGCCAGATCTCTACATGTGTTTTGTTAGTTTTGGCAGTTTTTACAGTCTGAGATGGTCTTTGCAATGAAAAGTGTTGTATATAATACATTAATTACTACTATTGTTATACTATCAGGTTTAAACTAGTTAGGTTTAGTTTAATGATATAtaatgataaataatgatatatacagtgtggagaacaagtatttgatacactgccgattttgcaggttttcctacttacaaagcatgtaggggtctgtaattttttatcataggtacacttcaactgtgagagacggaatctaaaacaaaaatccagaaaatcacattgtatgatttttaagtaattcatttgcattttatccCTATGATTGGGTAACTCCTACCAGTAATCTGCCCTCCTCTTTCCAGAGTTATCCATCCCTGTGATTGGGTAACTCCTACCAGTAATCTGCCCTCCTCTTTCCAGAGTTATCCATCCCTGTGATTGGGTAACTCCTACCAGTAATCTGCCCTCCTCTTTCCAGAGTTATCCATCCCTGTGATTGGGTAACAGCTTTAATGAAGTGGAAGCTGCATTCATGTAGATCAGGTTGTCATGCCTGTGGTATTATTGATCAGGTTGTCATTCCTGTGGTATTATTGATCAggttgtcatacctgtggtattaTTGATCAggttgtcatacctgtggtattaTTGATCAggttgtcatacctgtggtattaTTGATCAGGTTGTCATTCCTGTGGTATTATTGATCAGGTTGTCATTCCTGTGGTATTATTGATCAGGTTGTCATTCCTGTGGTATTATTGATCAGGTTGTCATTCCTGTGGTATTATTGATCAGGTTGTCATTCCTGTGGTATTATTGATCAGGTTGTCATTCCTGTGGTATTATTGATCAGGTTCCTGTGGTATTATTGATCAggttgtcatacctgtggtattaTTGATCAggttgtcatacctgtggtattaTTGATCAGGTTGTCATACCTGTGATATTATTAATCAGGTTGTCATTCCTGTGGTATACGGGCTTTATTGCTTAAACTATTCCCCTACGTATTTATCTGGACAGGGAAGATAACAGTTTAATGTGGCTCTGTGTTCCACTACGTATTTATCTGGACAGGGAAGATAACAGTTTAATGTGGCTCTGTGTTCCACTACGTATTTATCTAGACAGGGAAGATAACAGTTTAATGTGGCTCTGTGTTCCCCTACGTATTTATCTGGACAGGGAAGATAACAGTTTAATGTGGCTCTGTGTTCCACTACGTATTTATCTAGACAGGGAAGATAACAGTTTAATGTGGCTCTGTGTTCCACTACGTATTTATCTGGACAGGGAAGATAACAGTTTAATGTGGCTCTGTACTCCACTACGTATT includes the following:
- the LOC116360828 gene encoding gastrula zinc finger protein XlCGF17.1-like, producing MKEEEEEAISITLKEEKDVTVKEETEHFRVKDEEGIKAVTVEEEEVEVFRMKREEGEAVTLKEEEEDVLGDEGEEEETEDLINTRERPDSHSDSGKSPSGGPDPVTPKPARQHHCSQCEKIFSLSWALKRHERTHTGERPFQCSQCGKSFTLLGNLREHKRIHSGEKPYHCSQCGKSFAWLGSLKQHERIHTGEKPFQCSQCGKRFTQLGTLKEHETTHAQEKLYQCSLCGKSFINFTHLNKHERIHTQEEKTYHCSQCGKTFSQSEDLKTHERIERLCSDLSF